The following proteins are encoded in a genomic region of Gossypium hirsutum isolate 1008001.06 chromosome D05, Gossypium_hirsutum_v2.1, whole genome shotgun sequence:
- the LOC107902347 gene encoding uncharacterized protein, producing MDDLDCTSEQKLKGAVFLQRDEAYQWWLTVREGSTHSYIACTVSGTLGIMCESIANKMTVLSPLGQSVRVDKLFRDVPLEVQGVIFLADLMELLFGEFDLILGMDWLVKHRVSVLAYCVAKRMVLRTIEDEEVTVIEERRDFLSNVISTLRAEKLVCKGCEAFLAYIGVSNSEGSSVGDIRTVKDFSDVFPDELPRLPPSREVEFGIKILPGTAPVSIAPYRMAPNELVELKAQIQELLDR from the exons ATGGACGACCTTGACTGCACTTCTGAGCAAAAGCTAAAAGGTGCAGTCTTTTTACagcgagatgaagcctatcagtggtggcttactgtgaGAGAAG ggtctacacattcatacattgCATGCACTGTGTCTGGCACCTTGGGTATCATGTGTGAGAGTATTGCTAATAAGATGACTGTGTTAAGTCCACTGGGACAATCAGTAAGGGTAGATAAGTTGTTCAGAGATGTACCCTTAGAGGTTCAAGGAGTTATATTTCTAGCGGATTTAATGGAGTTACTGTTTGGTGAATTCGACCTAatcttggggatggattggttggttaaacACCGTGTAAGTGTTTTAGCCTATTGTGTTGCTAAGCGTATGGTGTTAAGGACTATTGAGGATGAGGAGGTGACTGTAATTGAGGAGCGAAGGGACTTtctgtctaatgtgatctctacaTTAAGGGCCGAAAAACTGGTTTGCAAGGGTTGTGAGGCTTTTTTAGCCTATATTGGTGTATCTAATTCTGAGGGTTCTTCTGTTGGGGATATAAGAACTGTTAAGGATTTTTCTGATGTTTTTCCTGATGAGCTCCCTAGGTTGCCTCCAAGCCgcgaagttgaatttggaattaaaattttGCCAGGAACGGCTccagtgtcta